A genomic stretch from Photobacterium atrarenae includes:
- a CDS encoding DUF2860 family protein, with protein MNKQGALILIISVLAVPAMAQQQGKFGLYGEVNLFAGGASEKSSFNTEGEAVITDYNAPGQREESTVFFPVWDLNFRIPRTNSELYFKSDLVGMASDFYMQAGYRHYLVDGSSVAIGVVPGVLEKETWQDPFALNTERQETKQTVRGLVFNFDNILGSTMGLELAAGERTVEEELSGESVVENISLLNREGSLYYAAVGQGIPPIAGVGLDWKVHYLIADADGAAMRGEQLGLMAEFSWQVNRHIFVLGGNYATHSFDEPHPVFNEIREDTSTGVSVRYVYAAPYNWHNVTLFASGGWDSRASNIDFYDKEQILTTLGMQYQF; from the coding sequence ATGAATAAGCAAGGGGCTCTAATACTGATCATATCTGTATTGGCTGTGCCTGCAATGGCACAGCAGCAAGGGAAATTCGGGTTGTACGGTGAAGTGAATTTATTCGCAGGCGGGGCCAGTGAGAAATCGTCTTTTAATACCGAGGGGGAAGCGGTGATCACCGATTACAATGCCCCGGGGCAACGTGAAGAGTCGACCGTGTTCTTTCCGGTCTGGGATTTGAACTTCAGGATCCCCCGTACCAACAGTGAACTGTACTTTAAATCTGACTTGGTCGGGATGGCGAGCGATTTTTACATGCAGGCCGGATATCGCCATTACCTGGTCGATGGATCCAGTGTCGCCATTGGGGTGGTCCCCGGCGTGCTTGAGAAAGAGACTTGGCAAGATCCATTTGCCTTGAATACTGAACGCCAGGAGACCAAGCAAACGGTCAGAGGATTGGTCTTTAACTTTGACAATATCCTCGGCTCAACAATGGGGTTAGAGCTCGCTGCAGGGGAACGGACCGTCGAAGAAGAGCTGAGTGGAGAAAGCGTGGTTGAAAATATCAGCCTGCTGAACCGGGAGGGGAGTTTGTATTATGCGGCGGTTGGGCAGGGGATTCCGCCGATTGCCGGGGTGGGACTGGATTGGAAAGTTCACTATCTGATTGCAGATGCCGATGGTGCGGCGATGCGGGGAGAGCAGCTTGGTTTGATGGCCGAGTTTAGCTGGCAGGTGAACCGGCACATTTTTGTACTCGGCGGGAACTACGCGACGCATAGTTTTGATGAGCCGCACCCTGTGTTCAACGAGATCAGGGAAGATACCAGCACCGGGGTCTCTGTGCGTTATGTTTATGCTGCCCCGTATAACTGGCACAACGTTACGCTGTTTGCCAGCGGCGGTTGGGATAGCCGGGCGTCCAATATTGATTTTTATGACAAAGAGCAGATCCTGACCACACTCGGGATGCAGTATCAGTTCTAA
- a CDS encoding LysR family transcriptional regulator, translating to MDKLTAARVFIDVARSGSFTATAARLEMSRSMVTRYIEAMENWLQARLLQRTTRKVTLTDAGLRCLTQAQAWVEMAEDMQFLHQPDNQLSGKLRLTTSMSFGHAQLMPAIHDFMARHPSIEVDIDVADRTVNLVEEQVDLAIRIAANPDPTLVGRPIARCKSILVASPAYLQQHAPIRQPSDLLDHQCLGYKNFEHHVWHLSQGDQHVSTDIHCRLTANEATVLLSAALAGHGIAMQPTYLANSYLKSEQLVQVLPTWQPKVMSVYALYPSRKHLAPGVRALIDHLVEYYKANPW from the coding sequence GGATAAGCTCACTGCGGCCAGGGTGTTTATTGATGTCGCACGCTCAGGTAGCTTTACTGCTACCGCAGCGCGACTGGAGATGTCACGCTCAATGGTAACGCGCTATATCGAGGCGATGGAAAACTGGTTGCAAGCCCGGCTGTTGCAACGGACCACAAGGAAGGTCACCCTGACTGATGCTGGCCTTCGTTGTCTGACGCAAGCGCAAGCCTGGGTCGAAATGGCAGAAGACATGCAATTTTTGCATCAACCCGATAACCAACTCAGTGGGAAGTTACGCCTTACAACCAGTATGTCCTTTGGCCATGCCCAACTGATGCCGGCCATTCACGATTTCATGGCCCGCCACCCAAGCATCGAGGTTGATATTGATGTGGCCGATCGTACCGTCAACCTGGTCGAAGAGCAGGTTGATCTCGCGATCCGCATTGCCGCCAATCCGGATCCCACCCTGGTAGGCCGTCCCATTGCCCGCTGCAAATCAATTCTGGTGGCCTCTCCGGCATACCTGCAGCAACACGCCCCGATCCGGCAGCCGAGTGATTTGCTTGACCACCAATGTCTGGGATACAAAAATTTTGAGCACCATGTCTGGCACCTGAGCCAGGGAGACCAGCATGTCTCGACCGACATCCACTGCCGGCTGACTGCAAACGAAGCGACGGTGCTATTGAGTGCGGCCCTGGCTGGACATGGCATTGCGATGCAACCGACCTATTTGGCCAATTCTTATCTGAAAAGCGAACAACTGGTACAGGTTCTGCCGACATGGCAGCCCAAGGTCATGAGTGTCTATGCCCTGTATCCGTCGCGTAAGCACCTTGCGCCGGGGGTCAGGGCCCTGATTGATCATTTGGTTGAATACTATAAGGCCAATCCCTGGTAG